The window AATAGCGATGGCCAAGGAGAACCTTATAACCATGCTTCGGTTAAAGCGTTAGATATCGGTGTTGGTGCAAACTGCATCTACCCAATCATCGGTGCGACAGAGTATAAGTGGCGTTGTACTGGCACGGATGTGGATCCTGTTTCAGTGAAAGCGGCGAACTTTATTGCAGAAAGCAATGTGAACCTAAAAGGTAAGATCCGCAGTCGTTTGCAAGCAGACTCCGAATCCATCTTTAAAGGTGTGATCAAGGATAATGAGCGTTACGATGTCACTATCTGTAATCCTCCTTTCCATGGTTCACAAGAAGAAGCTGAGCAAGGTTCTCAACGTAAGCTAGACAACTTAGCAGCCAATCGAGCGAAGAAAGCAGGCCTACCGTTTAAGCCTGAGCGTAAAAACAAGAAGACGGTGCAGAAGCCCGTAGATGCAGCGAACAAACCAACATTGAACTTTGGTGGTCAGAAAACCGAGTTGTGGTGTCCGGGTGGTGAAGCTGCGTTTATCTTGAAAATGGCTAAAGAGAGTCAATTGTTCTCGACGCAAGTCTTGTGGTTTACGACGCTGATTTCTAAGAAAGACAATGTAGACATGATTCGTTCAGAACTTGGCAAGCTGAGAGCAAAACAAGTGAAAGTGATTGAGATGTCGCAAGGACAAAAAGTCAGTCGCTTCGTTGCTTGGACATTTATGGACGACGAACAGCGTCAGCAATGGATCGAATTGAAATAACGAATCCAGAATTGAAGTAACCGGTTCAAAACCGACCTCTAAAATTAACAACGGGCTTGCTGATACTTTCAGCAAGCCCGTTTTTGATCTAATTATTTAATCATCTAAAACCCTAAGCTGGTTCAAGCAGAAAGCAGCTCGTCTAATTCCCTTTGATACTTCTGTTGTAATGCGCCGTTACCGGCTTTCTTTTCTAGTTCGATTAAGATCTGAAGTGAGGGGACTTGATAGCCATAACGTTGATGGAATTTAAACAGACGCAGACGAGCATCATTATAATCCTCAGTGCTGACCTCTATCTTAGAGAGCTGAAGAATTGATTTTACGCGGTTTGGATCGTGGTCAATCGCTCTCGTGAAGTAGTATCGTGCTTGGTCCACTTCGCCCGCCTTAAACGCACAAAAAGCCGCGTTTTCATAACTTGCAGACACTAAATAATAGTAGGGCTGATCGATAGCTTGGTTGAAGTATTTATCGGCTTGCTCGTATTCCCCCTGTTTACATAGAAAGGTGCCGTAGTTATTGAGTACGTTGCCATTTTTTGAATCCAAGCGCAGAGCTTTTTGATAAGTCACTCTTGCTTCACCAATTTCGCCGACTCGTTCAAAGTAGTGAGCCATAGACAGGCGTGCGCGATAGTAACTTGGTGCATGTTTAACGGCGAGTTCAAGATTCTCTCTAGCTCTTACCATGTTGCCTTGCCCCATATACCCCAAGCCTAACTCGATTCGAGATTCAGACATCGCAATAGGATCGCTTTCTATTTTAGGTGGTCCTTCAGTCACAGAAACGCAGCCAACCAAAGAGAATGAGGCGAGTAGCGCGAGATTTGATAGTAGGGGGTATGAAAACAACGATTTGGCAGGCATGTGCGGCTCCTTATGAACACAAACACATCATATGAAATCGCAGTCGTCGAAGTGGTAAATCTATTATGGAATGCGAGCCACACACCATAAAAAAACCGCGCTCAATTAGCTGTTTTATCAACAACCTACCGAGTGCGGCTTTATCAAAATTGATTACAACGAATTATTAATTACTACGAACTGTTGATTACAACGAGCTAACGTTTAATCGTCTTTAGTGAAGTTGTCTTCGCTGAAGTGATCCAGATCGTACGGCGTTTGCTGGTAAACACAGTAGTTTAGCCAGTTGGAGAACAGCAAGTGCCCATGGCTTCGCCAGCTTGCTACCGGCTTATTGTCTGGATTGTTGTTCGGGTAGTAATTGATAGGAATCACCGGCTCCATGCCTTCCCCTAAATCACGAACGTATTCACCGTGTAATGTATGGGCATCATATTCTGGGTGACCGGTTACAAACACGTTTCGCTTATCTTTGGTTGCGGCTAAGTAAACACCAGCAACGTCAGATGTGGCAAGAATATCCAGTTCAGTATGGTCGTTTAGGTATTCTTGTGAGAAATCGGCATAACGCGAGTGAGGCGCTAAAAACGTATCATCAAAACCACGTAGAAGAGGGTGGTATGGGTTATGTATCTCGTGACTGTAAACACCAGAAAGCTTCTCTTTACGTGTGCGTTTTGGCAAATCATACAACAGTTTTAAGCCTGCTTGAGCCGCCCAGCATACATACAGAGTCGAGGTAACGTGTTTATTGGCCCACTCCATGATGGTTTTGAGGTGATCCCAGTAGATAACATCTTCAAATTGAACCAAGCCAAGCGGTGCACCTGTGATGATCAATCCATCAAAGTTTCTCCCTTTGACCATTTCAAATTGGCGGTAGAAGTTATCAAGGTGTTCTGTCGGCGTGTTTTTGCTTGGTCGGTCATCAATGCGCAGCAGCTCAACATCCACTTGCAATGGACTGTTTGATAGTAGGCGTAAGAATTGAGTTTCAGTTTCAATCTTCTTCGGCATTAGGTTGAGGATCAAGACTCGAAGTGGACGAATTTCCTGTGTCGATGCTCTTGATAGCGGCATAACAAAGATGTTTTCTTCACGAAGAACATCAGATGCTGGCAGTTGGTCTGGAATGCGAATAGGCACAGCTTTCTCCCTAAGCTAGATATGTAGACGTCTATACTTCTAAATCTATAGTAGTTTGATACGCTTGTCGATATACAAAGTGGATAGTTGTAAATTATTTGTGTTTTCTATCAGAAGCAATACTTAGCTTGCAGGGGCACGCTGTGTTTTGTTCATACATTTGTGTAAGGGGAATTGATTGGTTCAAGTCTGTAAGATTGGTGGAGTTATCAGAGCACTTAGTTAGTATTTGAGATAAACTTGAGCTTTCGAATTAGCCTGTAAAGTGACAGATGAAGTTAATACTCATTCGAGGGTTGCCTGGCTCGGGTAAATCAACAAAAGCAAAGACCTATGATGCATTACATGTCGAAGCGGATATGTATTACGTGAATGAGCAAGGTGAGTACTGTTTTGATCCTAGGCAATTGCAGCAAGCGCATGAGTGGTGTCAGAACACGACAGAAGATGGCTTAAAGCAGGGGCTTGATGTGGTGGTATCGAATACCTTCATCAAACAGTGGGAAATGAAGGCTTATCGTCAACTTGCACTCAAATACAAAGCATATTTGGTTATCGAAGTCTGCCGAGAGCAATTTGGCAGCATTCACGATATCGAACCATCGGTGATTAAGCGCATGGCGAAAGATTGGCAAGAATAGCCCTGTGCTTTTTTGCAACTTAGTATCTGGCTAACGAATCAAACACAACGACCAATATTTAAACTCAAAGAACAACTCCAAGGTAAAAATTGAAATGGCAAAGCGCTCTGTTGTGGTCGACATGACCTCTTATGGTATTTACTCCACATGGGATTCAAAATCTAAAGACCTGCCAAAAATCCAAGAGTTCACCACCATTGTCGATGCTGAAATTGATGTCGAGTTTGGCTACATTCTGAATATCAAAAAGGCCAAGGGTGAAAAGATCCGTTACTGCATCTACCACCCAGATATCACCACAGACAAAGGTGAAGTCTTAGAACCGTTTGATGGTGAAGAGTACGTCGGCAACAACGATTGGGATTTTTACTTAGGTGACACTATCTGGGCTCCTGTCTCCAACAAACTCGGTAAATGGCGTATGACGGTCGAGCTAAAAGGAAACATCATAGCCGACAAGACGTTCGATTTAGTGGGTAAAGACGAAAACCAGTTCTGGAAGCGCAGGGGATTCTAATTAATCAGCGTGATAGTGCCTAAAAAGTAACGTCATTGGCTTCTGTGATCTAAAGTTTAACTCGACATAATTCAACTACTTATCTCTCAAAAACATAAACCTAATATCAATGTGCAAGGATTAACTTTACGGTGCGGAAAGTGTTAACGATACTCGTCAACTTCTAGCGCATAGTTAGTAAAACGTTGTCATTGGGGTTATTTGAACCCTAACTGGATTCATAGGTTTAGCTTAGAGTTTTCAAAGCTTTAAGTAGGAAGAAAAATGCCAAAGTACAAATTTGAATTAATCTTGGATGTTGATGAGAGTCGAGTTGCGCATAATGACTCTAAAGAAACTCATAAAAATGTTGATGTAGCAGGATACGTGTTCATGAGTAAGAAAGAAACTGAACTTGCTAGGTCGGTTGTTATTGATAATATTTGGCAATCAATGGCGAAAGAAGACCTTGATTATCTGTTGAGACTGAGCATGTCATCGCGACGAATCGAACTCGGACTGAGGGAGATTCAGGAATGACAACTAAGTTAATACCCACGGTTTTACTTTCGGTGTTTGTATTGTCGGGATGCAGTACTGGAATAAATCATGTTGGCGAGCCTCAGCAGTTTAATCCAGACGGTGTAATGGTTGATGAGTATAGTCTCAACGATTATGGCTATGGTGTTCACATAGTGGCTGAATTTTCGGAATACCAAGGAATGAGAAGTTCAGAAAGCGGTTTTAGAGGGTGCACCAATATTTTGAACAACGTTGCGATGAAGCACGCAACAAGCAAGGGTGAACGAGTTACTCGTATAAGCTGGAGAGAAATGAAAGACTACGGCTATATCGATCATGGACGAGACATCATTACTGCTGTTATGAATGTTAATTGTGAGTACTATTTTGATTACATCAAATAGCGGCTATTAATCGAGAACAATAGACAATAGACAACAAAAAAGCCGAGTCACACGTTATGTGGGGACTCGGCTTTTTGATATGAGCTAAATGGTATTCCTACCTAGCTTAGAAGCAAGGCTATTGAGTCACGTAAGCGACAACAAACTCAGTGATTGCGACCATGTCTTTCACTGCAATGTACTCTTCAGTGGTGTGAACTTTCGCCATACCCGTAGATAGGTTAACCGTTGTTAGACCTTTCGCGTTGAAGTTGTTTGCATCGCTACCGCCGCCAGTGCGTTTGGTGTTCGCCGTTACGCCAAGCTTTTCGAATGCTGATTTGATAGAAAGAATATGCGGATGATCGTCTGCAATCACGAATGCATCGTAAGCGCGAGTTGATTCGATTTCTACTTCAGCACCGAACTGCTTCGCGCTCTCTTGGAATGTCGAAATCATGTGTTGAACTTGCGCTGTTAGCTTCTCACCGTTCAGTGAACGCGCTTCTGCTACGACTTTAAGCTCTGGCATTACAATGTTAGTTGCTTGACCGCCTTCAACAATACCCACGTTTGCTGTTGTTTCTTCATCAATACGAAGCAGGTTCATTTTAGTGATAGCGTCTGCTGCTACTTGAATCGCGCTGATGCCTTCTTCTGGTGCTAAACCAGCGTGTGCAGGGCGACCTTTGATCTTCGCAACGATTTTCTGTTGGCCAGGTGCTGCATTTACGATAGTACCAATCGGGCCGCCTGTATCTAGAACAATAGCGTGCTCAGATTGAATGTAAGACATATCAAAGTTCAAAGAACCAAATAGACCGCCTTCTTCGAATACGGTGAACGCGATTTCAATGGTTTTGTGCGCTTGGCCTTCAGCTTGGATTACGCGAACCGCTTCCATAATAGCTGCGATGCCAGATTTATCGTCGCCGCCTAGGATCGTGTTGCCTTTTGAACGGATGATGCCGTCTTCGATGATTGGCTCAATGCCGATACCTGGCGTTACTGTGTCCATATGGCAGCTAAATACTGTGCTACCTGGAAGTGTGCCATCTAAACGAGCGTAGATGTTGAAACCGTTCGACACTTCTTCAGGAACGGCCAGTTTATGTACGTCAAAGCCTAGTTCGCCTAGCTGCTCAGCCAGTGCTTCCGCGATGGCTTTTTCGTTGCGTGATTCACTATCGATTTTCACAAGATCGCAGAAATGGTCGACAAGACGTTGTTCATTAATTTGGGTCATTGTTAATTCTCATTATGTTTCCGCTCGTTCGTCAGAAGTCACGGCTATAGGAACAGGAAAATCACTATAACGCCAATGTGCCAGATGAATGCCTGAGTTAAATCAAGAAAGTTGCCTGATTATTCTATTTAATTAGAAAAATCTTATTTATATCGTCGAGCTGGCAACATTTTAATCTGTGTAGGGCTCGGGTATAATACGTTTCTAATATAGATAAACAGCAGTGATATGAGAATTCAATTTGGAACGGCCTTGATACATGAATAAAAACAACGTTTTAGGGTCCTTTCTACTCGTTTTAGCAATGAGTGCCGTACTCGGGCTTTATTTGTTGTACCCATTGCAGGACGACGACCTGAGTCATACGCAATCAACGAATACTGCTGCTTACACCCCAGAAAACGAACTTTCTAAGTCCGCATATGGGCTCCAGTTAATCAAACTGCTTGAGCTATCTCGAGGTGATCCACTTCTCGCGCAACAAAAGCTTGCGGAGCTTGCAGACACTTCACCTGCAAAACCTTCAGCTATTTACCAAGCTTACCGTCTGATGATTCTGTCAAATGTCGCCCATCATCAGCAAGATACAGAAGCCGTCATAAGATACATTCAACAGCTTGAAGAATTGGCTGACCACAAAGATTTGTTGTGGTTGAAAGCCCAGTCGCTTGTTGAATTATCCATCGAGAATTTGAAAGAAGGTGAACTCGCTGCCTCTGAAGTTCAAATTCGTTCCGCAATCGATATTGCAGAATCCATAAGATACGAAGAACTGTTGGTCAAAGCCTATAATACGGCGGGAGCAATCAATAACGTTCGTAACGACCTCCAAGATGCTCAATACTTTTTCCATCAAGGGATACAACTAGGGAAAAAGTACCCAAAACATATTTATAACAGCAAGCTCATGTCTAACATGGCATTGCTTTACATCTATTTGGAAGATTGGCCGAAAGCACTCAAGATCATTGAGAAGGCCAAAAAACTCTATTATCAAAGCGGATTACTTGAAGATGAGGCCATTGGTATCCTCTACATTAACGAAGCCTTTACCTATTTAAGCAGTGGCGACCTCGTAAAAGGTCGTATTGCTTATAACAAAGCGAAGCAGCTCAATAGTGAGAGAGTAAGTACGCGATACAAGGTTCTATTGCTCAGAACATACAGTGATGTATTGCTTGCGGAAGGGGAATTCCAATCAGCACTCAATGTGACGAATCAATGCATTCATTATCCTGGGGTCGAGAAATACACGCTTCAACATGGGCAGTGTTACCTCAACCGAGCGTTGGCGAAAATCGGACTGAATAAAGATGATGATACCCTGACAGATTTTCAACACGCGTTCGACATTTTTGAAGTGGTGGGTAGCCGAAGTTGGAAGGTACTCGGATTAAAAAGGTTGGCTCAATATTACGAATCAAAAGGTAATCTTGATAAGGCATTACACTATTACAAGCTATATTATAAAGCTAATAAAGCGCTGCTTTTTGACAAGCGCCAGAGTGATATCTTTCTTTTAGAACAAGACTTTGCAACAGCGACACTCGCGAAGGAAAACGAATTACTCAACACGGAAAAAGACCTGAATGAGTTGTTACTGCAAAAGCAGCAGCTTAGGAATCGAATCGTTGTCGCATTGATCATTATGGTGGGTATTAGCGCACTGCTATTGATGATTCGGTTGCGTTCAATCCAAAAAAAGAACAGTGCCTTGTTAACCCAATCAACGACTTGTGAGCTTACCGGCTTGTTCAATAGGCGCTACCTCGAACAATTACTAGCTCAACCTATGCCATTCGGGCACACCCAATTTGGAATGAGTTTGGCGATTCTAGACCTCGATTTCTTTAAGAAAGTGAATGATACCTACGGGCATGATGTTGGTGATCAAGTGCTGGTGGAAGTGGCTAAGCGTTTAGGTCAGGTAGTACTTCAAAATGATGTTGTTGCACGTTGGGGCGGGGAAGAGTTCGTTCTGTTACTTTCAGGCTCTCAAGATCCAGAACAACAGCTAGAAACCATCAGGCTAGCCATCGCTCAGCATCCTATTGATACTCATGCTGGAACGTTGAGTCTTACCTGTTCAATCGGTGCCACTATTAACATCGCTCAAGAGCAAGTTAACAATGGTACCTATAAGAAGTCGCTTAAAGCCGCTGATGATGCTCTGTATCAAGCCAAAGAGGCAGGTAGAAACCGAGTGGTTATCGCTGAAAGTTAATCTCTAATCCGGGAATAAAAAGCCATTCTGATCGTGGTTAGATAAGAATGACTTCTAGGCGGTAATTTGGGTATCAGTGTTAGATGAGCGTATTTACTTACTTTACGATACCTTGCAGCATTTCTACTAATTCGCCTTCTGTTGCAGGCTCTTTTGCTAGTTCTATCACTGCAGAAGATCCACCTTTCAGCATGTAGGCTTGCGTCCCGCAATGGTCGTAGTGGAACCACTTACCATCTACACAAACATCGGTGTAACATCGAGGGTCTTGTTTTAGTGTCATATCAACTTCCTTATTAACATTTGCCTAACGTTTTTTAATCTAAGTGATCACAAATGTGCGCAAATTGATCTACATCAATCTAGGGTGTAAATATTCTTAGAATGATCAAATTGGTGAGCTATGTCGAACTCATCAAGTGACACTTTCTTCTTAGAACGCTTGAAAGGGCGTGATGTTTGTTAGTAATTGATTTTCTTTTTCTTGCCACATGCTGGCTTTCTACTTAGGCTACAAACTCTTCTAATCTCCCTATTTACGTGATTGCATTCAAAAATGACTAATATTTTTATCGTTGTAGTGGTTCTTGTTGTGTTCTTTTACTTTATTCAAAAGTATGTGTTTAAACACGACGACACCAAAGACCACGCTTACCAAAAGAAAGGGGCATTGCTCAACGTACAGCAAGCCACCTTTTATACGGCCTTGATCTCCGCTGTGGGTAATCACGGCGTGGTGTTTGCAAAAGTGAACATGGCAAACGTACTTGCGCCTGCAAAATCGAATACCAAGAAAAACTGGTTCATCGCGAACAATAAAATCGCACGAAGCTACTTCGATTTTGTGGTGTGTGACCCGCGTACATTAGAGCCCAGAGTCATCATTGAGCTCGACAACGGCAAAGAGCTGAATAAAGGCAAGGTAGATCGCGAGAAGCTGCTAATACACGTGTGTAAATCGGCAGGGTTACCCTTAATTGGCGCATCGGTAAAACACAGCTACCAAGTAAGTCGTTTGAAAAGGTTATTGGCAACTCATATTGACCTTATTGAACCATCGAAAGAAGTTCGATTCTGTAAGAAGTGCGGTAGCCCGATGATCATCAAGCTGGCAAGCCAAGGTGATTATAAAGGTCGACGCTTCTTTACATGTAGTCGTCAACCTAATTGTACTTACACCGAGAACTACAATGTTGTGTTCGATGTGGATGAAGATTCTAACTAATATCTTGAGTCAAAACGCTTCATCTGGGGGATAAGGCACGAAAGAGGCAGATGTATGTAGCTATTGAAGTAGAGGCAAAATGTGATCTACTTCAAGCCATTGATCTGCTTTGTGTTTAAAATTTATTCTGATTGTTGTTTTTAAAAGCAAACGATCAGTTTTGTGCAAATTTATCCTTGCGCGCTACCCATTCACTCGCTATTATCCATCTCGTTCTGAAGCGTTAGCCACTTAATAAAGCGGTTAGTTAAGTTTCACAACATTGCCCGCTTAGCTCAGTTGGTTAGAGTACTTGCATGACATGCAAGGTGTCACTGGTTCGAGTCCAGTAGCGGGCACCAAATTCGTTCAAAAAAGCCCACCTAGCGTGGGCTTTTTTGTGTCTGTAATTCCTATCTTTATTAAATGTTCAATTTTTCCATGATGAACGATTCTAAGAATTAAGCTTACGACCTCTAATTGTTATTTTGCCCTTGTTGCCGCTAATTAATCGAAAGCGGGCGATCTTCATCACAATTACTAATACTTATCTAACGCTAAATCGTCATATGCAACCAACCCAGATATTATCGAGTGAGATTGATATACGAGTTGACTTATGTCGGTAAACACTTCTTTTTACAACGAAAACGCGCTCCAGCTTTCAAAGCAATATGATTCTTTGGAATTTGAAAATGTCCACCGTGCGTGGCATGTGTATTGGCCTTGCGGTGCTACAAGGATACTTGATGTCGGTGCTGGCTCAGGCCGAGATACGAGGTGGTTTGTTGAACAAGGTTGCTCAGTGGTAGCTGTTGAACCAGCAAGCGAACTTCGACAGTTAGGGATCTTAAACTCCTCGACTCAAGTTCAGTGGTTAGACGACGCTCTGCCTGCTTTAAGCAAAGTCAGAAAACTGTGTATTCAGTACGATTTGATTTTACTTTCAGCGGTATGGATGCATTTAAATTTGTCGGTTCGAAAAAAGTCGATCGATGTATTGTCTGAACTGCTTTCCGAGAATGGAAAACTAGTGATCACATTGCGTCATGGCGGCTTTAATGATGGCCGCAGTGCTTACCGTGTTTCAGTTGAACAATTAGAAAGGTTAAGTGAAGCTGTAGGGCTGACAGTCTGTCACGTTGCTGAAGACACTGATTCATTGAAGAGAAAAGAGATATCTTGGCAAACCGTAGTGTTAGAACATACAAGATCTAACAAAAGCAAGGGTCGATAATGGCATTAGAGTATTACTTAGATCGTTTTCAAAACCTGAAAATGAACAATGCTGGTGGCAAAAAAAGTCCTCATAAAGTCTGTATGTTGCTGGCTGTTATGGATCTAATTCAAGCAGGGCATATTTCGACCAATAAGATCTGCCTTAACCAAGCCCTTAAAGAACGGTTTACTCATCACTTTGATAACCTAGCTCAGGGGGCTGACAAAAATACCCCAGAAAACCCTTTCTTCCATTTGAGAAGTGAAGGCTTTTGGCACCTTTTCTTCAATGACGGTTATGACGATACATCAACCAGTCGTTATTCAGTAAAGGCGGTCTCGCACGCATATATTGACGATGAGCTGTTTAGCTACATGAAAAGCTATATCGTTTCTAACGAACTAAAGGATGCTTTAGTTTCTAATCTATCTGATTTAGCGACGTTATATCATCAGTGGTTGATTGATATTGGTAAATCTGAAAAAACCGCGAAGAACTACCTTGGAGCCATAAGAGGCTCGATATCTAATTGGTTGATGGATGCTGGTGATCTTGAAGCACCGCTTACCGATATCAATTCGTATCGTGAGTTTGTTGGCTATGAAGAAAAAGCGAGAAAGTTGGAACAGTTTCAAGTTCGTGACTCTAGGGGTAAGGGGATGTACAGTGCCGCTTTGTCTCATTACCACAAGTTTTTAGCTGATCTATCTCAAGTAGATGTGAATGCAGATATTAAACAAGTTATGACTGATAACACTCTGTCCGAGACTGAAAAGACTATTTTGGTCAATACAAGGGTAGGGCAGGGTCACTTTAGATCAAAACTAATTCAGATGTGGGGTGGTTGTGCTATTACGGGGTATCGAAATACACAGCTGTTATTGGCTTCACACATTAAACCTTGGCGAGACTCTAGCAACGAAGAAAGACTAGATAGGTTTAATGGTTTATTGCTTCTTGCCAACTTAGATAAAGCGTTCGACCTTGGTTTCATCTCCTTTGATGATTATGGAAAAGTAATGATTTCAAGCTACTTGGAATCACCTGATGTGATCGGTTTGAAGGAAGATATGGCATTTAGCATCATGCCGGCTCACAGACCATACCTTCGTTACCATCGAGGCGAGTTATTTAAGGGCCGATAATTCATTGCCTTAGGTTTACCATTGGCTTAGAAGACCAAGTATGGCCTTAGTTCCTCAATGTTTTCTAAGATGATCTGTTGCCCCTTTGGGTTTGAATCTAACACATTGATATCGATATTATATACGCTGATAAAAGCTGCATAGGGTGAAGTTATTATAGTGGAGCTTTTAGTACGAGTTATTTGATTCATTAGATATTATTAAAGTGCTGAATAATCTTAAAGGTTAGTTTCTAACTAGGTTTTATTACAGATTTATGAACGGCTAGGTAATGAAGAATTCGAAGTAAATAAAAGTGCATATATTATCTGATGTATACAATGTAAATTATATGTATTTTATATGATTTGTTTGGCGTTTATATTCTGATAAATATCGGTATTGAAATATCACACTCGAAGCGGGAGAGTGCAATAGAGTGTGATTGTCATGATTTTAATAGAGCATTATTGGGCTAAGTCAGCAACAAATGTTTGTTTATAGCTGGAGCTCGTTTTTAGCTCGTCCTTAATCCATTGGTTAAACAAGCTAAAGTCAGAATGTATTTGCCAGAAAAGGGATGCAATAACTCGTTTGCCAAAAAAATCGGGGTGGTCTGTAATCACCTTAAGTTTACTGTCTTCTACGTTCCCTTCGATGAGAAACCCCGGTAAAAAAGCAATGCCTTTTTGAGCTTTGCACAGTTCGATAATGGTGGCTAAATCATCTAGTCGCCATAGGTTATATGAGGCGATGTTCGACAAATTCAGCAGCTCTTCACAACCATCCATTAATAGAACGCGCTGAGATGGCGTATGAGACTTCAAGGATACTAAGTCTTCGTGTGCTACCCACCAACAGTTGACGTGAAAAAGCTCTTCTATATTAAAGTCGTTATTTGTCTTGTGATAGGGGTTACCTAACGCTAGGTCTATCTTTCCTTCATTAACGTAATTACCTAAAACGAAACTTGGTTTAGTCACAACAAGTAGGTCGACATTAGGGAAAGCCTCTGAAAATGCCAACAATGCCTTTTTTACGTTTTTGTTGAAAACTAATGGATCGATACCCACGCGGTAAACTATCTGGTCGGATAGATTCATTTGTTCTGCAATAGTGATTAACTCACGATATTTCGATACGACAGGTAAAGATAGTTGGAATAGGCGTTTTCCTTTCTCAGTTAACCAGACTTTAGAGTGTTCTCTATTAAATAAATTGAAACCCAAGTCAGACTCAAGGTTTTGCACAGCGGTACTAACCGTTGACTGAGACTTGCCAAGCTTACGTGCAGCAGAGCTAAATGAACCTTCTTCAACTACTGCTATGAACGAAACAATATTTTCGAAATGTAGTTTCATGATTCGACTAACCTTTTGACACAAAGAAATTATATTTTTTATGGTTTGTTGATTCGAAGAACAATAGCGTGATGATAATTGTATTTCAACATGTTTTATAAGGAGTAATAAAGATCGATGAATTATCTATTAGGCTAGTTCCAAAGCTTATATAAATTTTTGATTAAGTTAAACATTGACCTATGTCTTATTTTTTCAAGTTTATAAATTTAAATATTCATTTTGTTTTTTAGCTGATTTTTAATGTAAGTGTTTGTCATTTATGGACTTTGTATTTTTGTTGGTATTTTTAAGGTGTTTGTTTTGATCATTTTTTACACGACCTATAGATTGAATCGATAGGGGGTATTTTCCATAGATTGGTGGTGCTAATTATAATGGCGACGAATTTTCAACAGCCCTTATAGGAAGACATAATAATGATTACTAAGCTATACGTTAAAACAAGCATGTTTCTATCACAATTCAAGAACGATGAGCGCGGAGTAACTGCAATTGAATATGGTCTTATTGCAGTAGCAATGGCTGTATTAGTAACTACTGCAGTAGGCGCAGATGGTTTCATTGGCAAACTTGAAGGTGCTTTTGAAGATGTAG of the Vibrio lentus genome contains:
- a CDS encoding tetratricopeptide repeat-containing diguanylate cyclase, yielding MNKNNVLGSFLLVLAMSAVLGLYLLYPLQDDDLSHTQSTNTAAYTPENELSKSAYGLQLIKLLELSRGDPLLAQQKLAELADTSPAKPSAIYQAYRLMILSNVAHHQQDTEAVIRYIQQLEELADHKDLLWLKAQSLVELSIENLKEGELAASEVQIRSAIDIAESIRYEELLVKAYNTAGAINNVRNDLQDAQYFFHQGIQLGKKYPKHIYNSKLMSNMALLYIYLEDWPKALKIIEKAKKLYYQSGLLEDEAIGILYINEAFTYLSSGDLVKGRIAYNKAKQLNSERVSTRYKVLLLRTYSDVLLAEGEFQSALNVTNQCIHYPGVEKYTLQHGQCYLNRALAKIGLNKDDDTLTDFQHAFDIFEVVGSRSWKVLGLKRLAQYYESKGNLDKALHYYKLYYKANKALLFDKRQSDIFLLEQDFATATLAKENELLNTEKDLNELLLQKQQLRNRIVVALIIMVGISALLLMIRLRSIQKKNSALLTQSTTCELTGLFNRRYLEQLLAQPMPFGHTQFGMSLAILDLDFFKKVNDTYGHDVGDQVLVEVAKRLGQVVLQNDVVARWGGEEFVLLLSGSQDPEQQLETIRLAIAQHPIDTHAGTLSLTCSIGATINIAQEQVNNGTYKKSLKAADDALYQAKEAGRNRVVIAES
- a CDS encoding DUF2726 domain-containing protein encodes the protein MTNIFIVVVVLVVFFYFIQKYVFKHDDTKDHAYQKKGALLNVQQATFYTALISAVGNHGVVFAKVNMANVLAPAKSNTKKNWFIANNKIARSYFDFVVCDPRTLEPRVIIELDNGKELNKGKVDREKLLIHVCKSAGLPLIGASVKHSYQVSRLKRLLATHIDLIEPSKEVRFCKKCGSPMIIKLASQGDYKGRRFFTCSRQPNCTYTENYNVVFDVDEDSN
- a CDS encoding class I SAM-dependent methyltransferase, yielding MSVNTSFYNENALQLSKQYDSLEFENVHRAWHVYWPCGATRILDVGAGSGRDTRWFVEQGCSVVAVEPASELRQLGILNSSTQVQWLDDALPALSKVRKLCIQYDLILLSAVWMHLNLSVRKKSIDVLSELLSENGKLVITLRHGGFNDGRSAYRVSVEQLERLSEAVGLTVCHVAEDTDSLKRKEISWQTVVLEHTRSNKSKGR
- a CDS encoding HNH endonuclease — protein: MALEYYLDRFQNLKMNNAGGKKSPHKVCMLLAVMDLIQAGHISTNKICLNQALKERFTHHFDNLAQGADKNTPENPFFHLRSEGFWHLFFNDGYDDTSTSRYSVKAVSHAYIDDELFSYMKSYIVSNELKDALVSNLSDLATLYHQWLIDIGKSEKTAKNYLGAIRGSISNWLMDAGDLEAPLTDINSYREFVGYEEKARKLEQFQVRDSRGKGMYSAALSHYHKFLADLSQVDVNADIKQVMTDNTLSETEKTILVNTRVGQGHFRSKLIQMWGGCAITGYRNTQLLLASHIKPWRDSSNEERLDRFNGLLLLANLDKAFDLGFISFDDYGKVMISSYLESPDVIGLKEDMAFSIMPAHRPYLRYHRGELFKGR
- a CDS encoding LysR family transcriptional regulator; translation: MKLHFENIVSFIAVVEEGSFSSAARKLGKSQSTVSTAVQNLESDLGFNLFNREHSKVWLTEKGKRLFQLSLPVVSKYRELITIAEQMNLSDQIVYRVGIDPLVFNKNVKKALLAFSEAFPNVDLLVVTKPSFVLGNYVNEGKIDLALGNPYHKTNNDFNIEELFHVNCWWVAHEDLVSLKSHTPSQRVLLMDGCEELLNLSNIASYNLWRLDDLATIIELCKAQKGIAFLPGFLIEGNVEDSKLKVITDHPDFFGKRVIASLFWQIHSDFSLFNQWIKDELKTSSSYKQTFVADLAQ
- a CDS encoding Flp family type IVb pilin, with translation MITKLYVKTSMFLSQFKNDERGVTAIEYGLIAVAMAVLVTTAVGADGFIGKLEGAFEDVATAIDTASS